One window of Mucilaginibacter inviolabilis genomic DNA carries:
- a CDS encoding MarR family winged helix-turn-helix transcriptional regulator encodes MNFGEEFSLELKLANKSYHQYLSKFFGQSDIRQHYQIIIQLSRFGGRMTQKMLCRNLNIERSNMVPIIDTLQNNGYVTREMNNKDRRGKLVLLTEKGNKILESLETTFQHFEANIIQGLTWQEMYNCIRVLKVINMNLGDILSEDKLDLTTAM; translated from the coding sequence ATGAATTTCGGAGAAGAGTTTAGCTTGGAATTAAAGCTGGCTAATAAATCATATCATCAATATTTAAGTAAATTTTTTGGACAAAGCGATATCAGGCAACATTATCAGATCATCATACAGCTGTCGCGTTTTGGCGGCAGAATGACTCAAAAAATGTTATGCAGAAACCTGAATATCGAACGCTCGAATATGGTACCTATCATCGATACGCTTCAAAACAATGGGTACGTAACCCGTGAGATGAATAATAAAGACCGACGAGGCAAACTTGTTTTACTTACTGAAAAGGGAAACAAAATTTTAGAGAGTTTGGAAACAACTTTTCAGCATTTTGAAGCAAATATTATACAGGGTTTAACCTGGCAGGAAATGTATAACTGCATTCGCGTTTTGAAGGTGATTAACATGAATCTTGGAGATATTTTAAGTGAAGACAAATTAGATTTAACTACAGCAATGTAG
- a CDS encoding superoxide dismutase produces MKTNSRRKFIENTLKATVIATIGVPAILNSASASVTGNHHLANADEPLKFTQVPLGFDYKALEPHIDALTMEIHYTKHHTAYIKNVNEAIIAEKLTFSSEKNFFDNASKLSAKARNNGGGAWNHNFFWQSLKPGISTGPDGKVKDAIISSFGSVDKFKELFSQAALTRFGSGWAWLVNDNGTLKITSTANQDNPLFNNAEVKGTPLLALDVWEHAYYLKYQNKRNDYIAGWWNVVNWDEVNKRLA; encoded by the coding sequence ATGAAAACAAACAGTCGCAGAAAATTCATTGAAAATACCTTAAAAGCAACGGTAATAGCTACGATAGGCGTTCCGGCAATTTTAAACAGTGCATCGGCATCAGTTACCGGAAATCATCATCTGGCTAATGCAGATGAACCCTTGAAATTTACACAAGTACCGTTAGGGTTTGATTATAAGGCTTTAGAACCACACATAGATGCGCTTACCATGGAAATACATTATACAAAACATCATACCGCCTATATTAAAAATGTAAATGAGGCAATAATAGCCGAAAAGTTGACTTTTTCTTCTGAAAAGAACTTTTTCGATAATGCATCCAAACTATCGGCCAAAGCCCGCAACAATGGCGGCGGAGCCTGGAACCACAATTTCTTTTGGCAGAGTTTAAAGCCAGGCATATCTACCGGGCCGGATGGTAAAGTGAAAGATGCCATCATCAGTTCATTTGGCTCTGTAGATAAATTTAAAGAGTTGTTTAGCCAGGCTGCCCTTACCCGTTTTGGCTCGGGTTGGGCATGGCTGGTTAATGACAACGGCACTTTAAAAATAACATCCACTGCAAACCAGGATAATCCGTTATTTAATAATGCTGAGGTAAAAGGCACGCCATTATTGGCTTTGGATGTTTGGGAGCATGCCTATTATTTAAAATACCAGAACAAACGCAACGATTATATAGCCGGTTGGTGGAATGTAGTAAACTGGGATGAAGTAAATAAAAGACTAGCATAA
- a CDS encoding DUF4397 domain-containing protein: MNKIYFINKKAMNSIAFISRSKGLLLWIGVLTLITSSCKKADYLDINAADRPPLAAHISFVNARPVNVGIQFWTYTTQVTKTAIPINGKSDYLDAQFGDVQINFTEGTNTSYKASREFGNSATFTSSGGPNGPIANYYHTVFAIKNTKATADSLILFYDDLAVPTAGKAKIRFVNLAPGSPNVDFGIAGQTALFTNTAYGRAGGSVLSGAGFNTWSIGPFITIDAGTLNFQVSKTSDHSAVSILNNQLSNISLQAGKIYTIYINGTPGSAAIGATILTHN; encoded by the coding sequence ATGAACAAAATATATTTTATAAATAAAAAAGCCATGAACAGTATAGCTTTCATTTCGCGGTCAAAGGGATTGTTATTATGGATAGGAGTATTAACTCTGATTACTTCATCCTGCAAAAAGGCTGATTATCTTGATATTAACGCTGCGGACAGACCTCCGCTTGCTGCGCATATCAGCTTTGTAAATGCCCGGCCGGTTAACGTGGGCATACAATTCTGGACGTATACCACCCAGGTAACCAAAACTGCGATACCTATTAATGGTAAATCAGATTATCTGGATGCGCAGTTTGGCGATGTGCAGATCAACTTTACCGAGGGTACAAATACCTCTTATAAAGCATCGCGTGAGTTTGGTAACAGTGCTACATTCACCAGCAGCGGAGGGCCTAATGGCCCTATAGCCAATTATTACCATACGGTGTTCGCCATTAAAAATACCAAGGCAACTGCCGATTCACTGATCCTGTTTTATGATGATCTGGCCGTACCAACGGCAGGCAAGGCCAAAATAAGGTTTGTGAACCTGGCCCCGGGCAGCCCGAATGTTGATTTTGGTATAGCAGGGCAAACCGCATTGTTTACCAATACCGCATATGGCAGGGCAGGAGGTTCCGTATTATCAGGAGCTGGTTTTAACACCTGGTCAATAGGGCCATTTATTACTATAGATGCGGGTACGCTTAATTTTCAGGTAAGCAAAACAAGCGATCACTCAGCAGTAAGCATACTGAATAATCAATTGAGCAACATTAGCTTACAGGCCGGTAAAATTTATACCATTTACATTAACGGAACACCGGGCAGCGCAGCCATAGGTGCAACTATCCTAACGCATAACTAA
- a CDS encoding TonB-dependent receptor: MKKIVRLILFLSLLYGQNVWAQKRTVSGVVTSADDKAPLPGVSVTVKGLNQGAVTKADGSFEIVIRNGKYLVFSFIGFESQEVEIDGIKNFNISLKPAGNALNEVQIVGSRNANRTKLNSASPVDVIDIKPLLESAPQVSVTQILQYISPSFHSVNGSNAGDAGSALSLAQLRGLGPDQVLVLVNGKRRHKSANVNYGGLGNGSTGYDLNSIPTGSIDRIEILRDGAAAQYGSDAIAGVINIVLKKKTDDLAVSSTGSTRRRGDGAVTRTNVNYGVGLGNGGYINVTTEYATQAISLPSGKADAGLYNGPIYGGGANTRGYDAIYTKDIDDAILKSRGIDRHFFDQRASGSNAGQDALLFFNAGLPLKNSAELYAFGGISSRNSQFTATYRLPGWTSRNNNFIYPDGFLPAMENNIVDESIAIGLKGKVGDWNVDFSNVYGKNIFGNRVDNSLNASLGLKSPTSFDAGSYNASQNTTALDFTRYFDKILKGLNIAFGAQHRVETFQIKAGEEASYSKADQRTIVDIDTTTGGIPYLSSAGVTSLNGLAAGSQIHLGFRPENAVDVNRSVTAGYADVELNVTKEWLVSAAGRAEYFSDFGNVFTWKAATRYTFAPWLNLRGSANTGFRAPDLAQSYYTSVSTTFQQGRGVDILTASNQSAAARALGIPKLSPEKSKGYTIGLTSAPGSNVELTVDAYLINIDNRVGNTGNFTATDANLPADVKALFQQTGAAQANFFYNEFSTRTKGIEFTGSYNVLLNKGNINFLFGGNFAKNEVTKVNTPKGLEAYKNVILSPGERARVTTNIPGQKINLQGIYSIDKFTFLARTVYFGSVTTATQLSAADPLNPVYFYQRLKPIWVTDLSVGYKFTAKLQGTVGVNNVFNSLGDYTDPTISGLRNPTVVGIQNGSAGIQPFVRLSAHF; this comes from the coding sequence ATGAAGAAAATTGTACGCTTAATTTTATTTCTCAGCCTGCTTTACGGGCAAAATGTATGGGCACAAAAACGAACGGTAAGCGGAGTAGTAACCTCCGCAGATGATAAAGCGCCCTTGCCGGGTGTGTCGGTAACCGTAAAAGGTCTTAACCAGGGAGCGGTTACCAAAGCCGATGGCTCTTTCGAGATAGTGATACGTAATGGTAAATACCTGGTGTTTTCGTTTATTGGTTTTGAAAGTCAGGAGGTAGAGATTGACGGTATTAAGAACTTTAATATTAGCTTGAAACCTGCCGGTAATGCCTTGAATGAAGTGCAGATCGTTGGCTCGCGCAATGCTAATCGTACTAAACTCAACTCGGCATCGCCTGTTGATGTTATTGATATTAAACCCTTATTGGAGTCGGCACCGCAGGTAAGTGTAACGCAGATACTGCAGTACATATCCCCATCCTTCCACTCGGTGAATGGCAGTAATGCCGGTGATGCGGGATCGGCATTGAGTTTGGCTCAGTTACGTGGCCTCGGCCCGGATCAGGTATTGGTGTTGGTTAACGGAAAACGCAGACATAAAAGCGCCAACGTAAACTATGGAGGCCTGGGTAATGGGTCAACCGGATACGATCTGAACTCCATACCCACGGGCTCCATTGATCGCATTGAGATATTGCGTGACGGTGCTGCGGCCCAGTATGGATCAGACGCTATTGCCGGGGTGATCAACATTGTGCTGAAGAAAAAAACAGATGATTTGGCTGTAAGCAGCACCGGAAGCACACGCCGTCGTGGTGATGGCGCAGTAACACGTACCAATGTAAATTATGGCGTAGGTTTGGGCAACGGAGGGTATATTAACGTTACTACAGAATATGCTACTCAGGCTATTTCTTTGCCATCAGGTAAGGCTGATGCCGGGCTTTATAATGGCCCGATATACGGTGGCGGTGCCAATACTAGGGGCTACGATGCTATTTATACTAAAGATATTGACGATGCTATATTAAAAAGCCGCGGTATCGACAGGCATTTTTTTGATCAGCGCGCCAGCGGATCCAATGCCGGTCAGGATGCTTTGTTGTTTTTTAATGCTGGGCTTCCCTTAAAAAACTCAGCTGAATTATATGCTTTTGGTGGTATCAGCAGTCGTAATTCGCAGTTTACAGCAACGTATCGTTTACCGGGCTGGACATCCAGGAACAACAACTTTATTTATCCCGACGGTTTTTTACCGGCCATGGAAAACAACATTGTAGATGAATCCATAGCCATAGGTTTAAAAGGTAAAGTAGGCGACTGGAATGTCGATTTCTCCAATGTTTATGGTAAAAATATTTTTGGCAACCGGGTTGATAATTCACTGAATGCCAGTTTGGGTTTAAAAAGTCCTACCAGTTTTGATGCCGGTAGTTATAATGCCAGTCAAAACACCACTGCTTTAGATTTTACCCGCTATTTTGATAAAATACTAAAGGGGCTCAACATTGCCTTTGGCGCGCAACACCGGGTGGAGACCTTCCAGATCAAAGCAGGGGAAGAAGCTTCCTATTCCAAAGCCGACCAACGCACCATCGTCGACATAGATACAACCACCGGAGGCATACCCTATTTATCATCAGCAGGAGTTACTTCCTTGAATGGCCTTGCAGCTGGTTCACAGATCCACCTGGGTTTCAGGCCCGAGAATGCGGTTGATGTAAATAGATCCGTAACTGCCGGTTATGCCGATGTTGAATTGAATGTAACTAAAGAATGGCTGGTATCAGCCGCAGGAAGAGCCGAGTATTTCTCGGATTTTGGTAATGTATTTACCTGGAAGGCCGCAACCCGGTATACCTTTGCACCCTGGTTAAACCTGCGCGGATCTGCCAATACCGGTTTCCGCGCTCCAGATCTGGCACAATCATATTACACTTCGGTATCTACTACCTTTCAGCAAGGGAGGGGTGTTGATATCCTGACCGCATCGAATCAAAGTGCTGCGGCAAGGGCACTCGGTATCCCCAAACTATCACCCGAAAAGTCAAAAGGATATACCATTGGTCTAACCTCGGCACCAGGCAGTAATGTGGAGTTAACTGTGGATGCTTACCTCATTAATATTGATAACCGGGTAGGTAATACGGGCAATTTTACAGCTACAGATGCCAATCTGCCTGCCGATGTAAAGGCATTATTTCAACAAACCGGTGCGGCTCAGGCTAACTTTTTTTATAACGAATTTAGTACACGCACCAAAGGGATTGAGTTTACAGGCAGCTATAACGTATTGCTGAACAAAGGGAATATCAACTTTTTATTCGGCGGTAATTTTGCTAAGAACGAAGTAACCAAAGTAAATACCCCAAAAGGCCTGGAAGCCTACAAGAACGTGATCCTGAGCCCGGGAGAGCGTGCCAGGGTAACCACTAATATTCCCGGTCAAAAAATTAACCTGCAGGGTATTTACAGCATAGATAAATTTACTTTCCTGGCCCGCACCGTATACTTTGGCAGCGTTACTACAGCAACACAGCTTAGTGCCGCCGATCCGCTTAACCCTGTTTATTTTTATCAGCGACTTAAACCCATATGGGTAACCGACCTATCGGTAGGATATAAATTTACCGCCAAGCTACAAGGTACCGTTGGGGTAAATAATGTATTCAATAGCCTGGGAGATTATACCGATCCAACTATATCCGGCCTGCGTAACCCAACCGTGGTTGGTATTCAAAATGGCAGCGCGGGTATTCAGCCATTTGTCAGGTTATCAGCCCATTTTTAA